In the Bradyrhizobium guangzhouense genome, one interval contains:
- a CDS encoding ArsR/SmtB family transcription factor, with protein MIEADIFKALADPTRRKVFEKLAGGSLNASALRDGLEISQPAMSQHLSVLRAAGLVREQRQGRFVNYEVDPEGIVAIGAWLARYRAYWPKRMDALADLLKEMDQ; from the coding sequence ATGATCGAAGCCGACATCTTCAAGGCGCTGGCCGACCCGACCCGCCGCAAGGTCTTTGAGAAGCTCGCCGGCGGCAGCCTGAATGCCAGCGCCTTGCGCGACGGATTGGAGATCAGCCAGCCGGCGATGTCGCAGCATCTTTCGGTGCTGCGCGCGGCAGGGCTCGTGCGCGAGCAGCGGCAGGGCCGCTTCGTGAACTACGAAGTCGATCCCGAAGGAATCGTCGCCATCGGGGCCTGGCTTGCGCGCTACCGCGCCTATTGGCCGAAGCGCATGGACGCACTCGCCGATCTCTTGAAGGAGATGGATCAATGA
- a CDS encoding ATP-dependent Clp protease proteolytic subunit, protein MRDMLQLVPMVVEQSARGERSFDIYSRLLRERIIFLNGEVNDAMSGLVCAQLLFLEAENPNRPINLYINSYGGVVTSGLAMYDTMQFIKAPVHTLCMGTARSMGSFLLMAGEPGHRAALPNASLHVHQPLGGFQGQASDILIHANEMQETKRRIIRLYAQHCRRTEAEVERTLDRDHFMTAQQGVEWGLVDRVFTERAPA, encoded by the coding sequence ATGCGCGACATGCTTCAGCTCGTCCCTATGGTCGTCGAACAATCCGCTCGCGGCGAGCGATCCTTCGACATCTATTCGCGCCTCTTGCGCGAGCGCATCATCTTCCTCAATGGCGAGGTCAATGACGCGATGTCGGGCCTCGTCTGCGCGCAGCTCCTGTTCCTGGAAGCGGAGAATCCGAACCGGCCGATCAATCTCTACATCAACTCCTATGGCGGCGTGGTCACGTCAGGCCTTGCGATGTACGACACCATGCAGTTCATCAAGGCGCCGGTGCACACGCTGTGCATGGGCACGGCGCGCTCGATGGGCTCGTTCCTGCTGATGGCCGGCGAGCCCGGCCACCGCGCCGCCCTGCCCAATGCCAGCCTTCACGTGCACCAGCCGCTCGGCGGCTTTCAGGGCCAGGCCTCCGACATCCTGATCCACGCCAACGAGATGCAGGAAACCAAGCGGCGCATCATCCGCCTCTATGCGCAGCATTGCCGTCGCACGGAGGCGGAGGTCGAACGGACCCTGGACCGCGACCACTTCATGACCGCGCAGCAGGGGGTTGAATGGGGCCTGGTCGACCGGGTGTTCACGGAACGCGCCCCGGCCTGA
- a CDS encoding ammonium transporter: protein MTFKRPHGAGLAALAILAGLCAIALVDPALAQSAAPAADAAKDAAPAAAAAPVPNKGDVAWMLTSSALVLMMSIPGLALFYGGLVRTKNMASVLTQVFAIVSMIGVTWTLYGYSMAFSDGGSMTPWVGGFSKAFMHGVDATTTSATFSNGVVIPELAYFVFQMTFAMITPALIVGAFAERIKFSAVMLFILLWSTLIYYPIAHWVWYVAAPDDVANAAKALAAATDAAAKTAAQAKLDEVTGAVGWLAGAGALDFAGGTVVHINAGIAGLVGALIIGKRVGYGKELMPPHSLTMTMIGASLLWVGWFGFNAGSNLEANGTTALAFVNTMVATAGAALSWLLCEWIVKGKPSLLGICSGAVAGLVAVTPASGYAGPVGALVLGLVVSPVCLFFVSTVKNAFGYDDALDVFGVHCVGGIIGALGTGILVNPALGGVGITDYTNITGNNAGTYDLVTQMIAQGKAVLATLVWSGVGSAILYKVVDVVVGLRPSVEAEREGLDITDHGERAYNM, encoded by the coding sequence ATGACGTTCAAGCGTCCCCATGGCGCGGGATTGGCGGCCCTCGCAATTCTCGCAGGGCTTTGTGCCATTGCGCTCGTCGATCCGGCGCTGGCGCAAAGCGCGGCGCCCGCGGCCGATGCTGCAAAGGATGCAGCACCCGCTGCAGCCGCAGCGCCCGTTCCCAACAAAGGCGACGTCGCCTGGATGCTCACCTCCAGCGCGCTCGTTCTGATGATGTCGATCCCCGGCCTCGCACTGTTCTATGGCGGTCTGGTCCGCACCAAGAACATGGCCTCCGTGCTGACCCAGGTGTTCGCGATCGTCTCGATGATCGGCGTGACCTGGACACTCTACGGCTACTCGATGGCCTTCTCTGACGGCGGCAGCATGACCCCATGGGTCGGCGGCTTCAGCAAGGCCTTCATGCACGGGGTCGATGCCACCACGACGTCGGCGACCTTCTCCAACGGCGTGGTGATTCCGGAACTCGCCTATTTCGTGTTCCAGATGACCTTCGCCATGATCACGCCCGCACTGATCGTCGGCGCCTTTGCCGAGCGCATCAAGTTCTCGGCGGTGATGCTGTTCATCCTGCTGTGGTCGACCTTGATCTACTACCCGATCGCTCACTGGGTCTGGTACGTGGCCGCTCCCGATGACGTCGCCAACGCCGCGAAGGCGCTGGCTGCGGCCACCGACGCGGCAGCGAAGACCGCCGCGCAGGCCAAGCTCGACGAGGTCACCGGCGCTGTCGGCTGGCTCGCCGGCGCGGGCGCGCTCGACTTCGCGGGCGGCACCGTCGTGCACATCAATGCCGGTATCGCGGGCCTCGTCGGCGCGCTGATCATCGGCAAGCGCGTCGGCTACGGCAAGGAGCTCATGCCTCCTCATTCGCTGACCATGACCATGATCGGCGCCTCGCTGCTCTGGGTCGGCTGGTTCGGCTTCAACGCCGGCTCGAACCTCGAGGCCAACGGCACCACAGCGCTCGCCTTCGTCAACACCATGGTTGCGACCGCCGGCGCGGCGCTGTCCTGGCTCCTCTGCGAATGGATCGTCAAGGGCAAGCCCTCGCTGCTCGGCATCTGCTCCGGTGCAGTCGCGGGCCTCGTGGCGGTAACTCCGGCGTCCGGTTACGCCGGTCCCGTCGGCGCTCTGGTGCTAGGCCTCGTGGTTTCGCCGGTCTGCCTGTTCTTCGTCTCCACCGTGAAGAATGCCTTCGGCTACGACGACGCGCTGGACGTCTTCGGTGTCCACTGCGTCGGCGGCATCATCGGTGCGCTGGGCACCGGCATCCTGGTCAACCCCGCGCTGGGTGGTGTCGGCATCACCGACTACACCAACATCACGGGCAACAATGCCGGTACCTACGACCTCGTCACCCAGATGATCGCGCAGGGCAAGGCCGTGCTGGCCACGCTGGTGTGGTCGGGTGTCGGATCTGCGATCCTCTACAAGGTCGTCGACGTGGTCGTGGGCCTGCGTCCTTCCGTCGAAGCGGAGCGCGAAGGCCTCGACATCACCGACCACGGCGAGCGCGCCTACAACATGTAA
- a CDS encoding P-II family nitrogen regulator yields MKLVVAIIKPFKLDEVRQALTAIGVHGMTVTEVKGYGRQKGHTEIYRGAEYVVNFLPKLRIEIAVASDVADKAVSVITATARTGQIGDGKIFVTPIDHALRIRTGETDSDAL; encoded by the coding sequence ATGAAACTCGTCGTCGCGATCATCAAACCCTTCAAGCTCGATGAAGTCCGTCAGGCCCTCACGGCGATCGGTGTCCACGGCATGACCGTGACCGAGGTGAAGGGTTACGGCCGCCAGAAGGGTCACACCGAGATCTATCGCGGTGCGGAATATGTCGTGAACTTCCTGCCCAAGCTGCGGATCGAGATCGCGGTGGCTTCCGACGTCGCCGACAAGGCCGTCAGCGTAATCACCGCGACCGCCCGCACCGGGCAGATCGGCGACGGCAAGATCTTCGTCACGCCGATCGATCACGCGCTGCGCATCCGCACCGGCGAAACCGACAGCGACGCGCTCTAG
- a CDS encoding P-II family nitrogen regulator — protein MKIVMAIIKPFKLEEVRDALTAIGVHGLTVTEVKGYGRQKGHTEIYRGAEYAVSFLPKIKIEVAVASEQVDKTIDAITSAAKTGQIGDGKIFVINLDHAVRIRTGEADAAAL, from the coding sequence ATGAAAATTGTTATGGCGATTATCAAGCCATTCAAGCTGGAAGAAGTCCGTGACGCCCTGACCGCCATTGGCGTTCACGGTCTCACGGTGACGGAAGTCAAAGGATATGGCCGTCAGAAAGGCCACACGGAAATCTATCGCGGCGCCGAATATGCCGTGAGCTTCCTGCCCAAGATCAAGATCGAAGTCGCTGTCGCCTCGGAGCAGGTCGACAAGACCATCGACGCCATCACGTCGGCTGCGAAAACCGGACAGATCGGCGACGGCAAGATCTTCGTCATCAACCTCGACCATGCGGTCCGCATCCGCACCGGCGAGGCCGACGCCGCGGCCCTTTGA
- the xth gene encoding exodeoxyribonuclease III, with the protein MRLSLTTWNINSVRLRIDLVAKFLKSARPDVLCLQETKCIDDAFPLKRFKRLGYEHVALNGQKGYHGVAIVSKIPFESTDIRTFCDKVDSRHISVSFGEKANIAKPLVLHNFYVPAGGDIPDPALNEKFDHKLRFLDEMKACEPLHPRGQDRHILVGDLNVAPHENDVWSHKQLLKVVSHTPVETEKLKAALDAGEWVDVARDRIPMSEKVYTWWSYRSADWTVGDRGRRLDHIWVSRALKDAVQDFKILRDARSWERPSDHVPVTVTLEV; encoded by the coding sequence ATGCGTCTTTCCCTGACAACCTGGAACATCAATTCGGTGCGGCTGCGCATCGATCTGGTCGCGAAGTTTCTCAAGAGCGCGCGTCCGGACGTGCTGTGTCTCCAGGAAACCAAATGCATTGACGACGCCTTTCCGCTGAAGCGCTTCAAGCGGCTCGGCTATGAGCATGTCGCGCTGAACGGGCAGAAGGGCTATCACGGCGTCGCCATCGTCTCGAAGATTCCGTTCGAATCCACTGATATCCGCACCTTCTGCGACAAGGTGGATTCGCGCCATATCTCGGTGTCGTTCGGCGAGAAGGCCAATATCGCGAAGCCGCTGGTGCTGCATAATTTCTACGTGCCCGCAGGCGGCGACATTCCCGATCCCGCGCTCAACGAAAAGTTCGACCACAAGCTTCGCTTCCTCGACGAGATGAAAGCCTGCGAGCCGCTGCATCCGCGCGGGCAGGATCGCCACATCCTGGTCGGCGATCTCAACGTCGCGCCGCACGAGAACGACGTGTGGTCGCACAAGCAGCTGTTGAAAGTGGTCTCGCACACGCCTGTCGAAACCGAGAAGCTGAAGGCCGCGCTGGACGCCGGCGAATGGGTCGATGTCGCACGCGACCGCATTCCGATGTCTGAAAAGGTCTACACTTGGTGGAGCTATCGCTCCGCCGACTGGACCGTCGGCGACCGCGGCCGGCGGCTCGACCACATCTGGGTCTCCCGCGCGCTCAAGGACGCGGTGCAGGATTTCAAGATCTTGCGCGATGCCCGCAGTTGGGAGCGGCCGTCGGACCATGTGCCCGTGACGGTGACGCTGGAGGTGTGA
- a CDS encoding aminotransferase class I/II-fold pyridoxal phosphate-dependent enzyme produces MVMTASPRAPQASGSSDNQRSPFVRLNELLAPHQPGKPLISLAVGEPQHPVPDFVGPVLAKHIADFGRYPMNQGTEPFRNAASAWLSSRFKLPRALDPRSEILVLNGSREGLFLAAIAAARYVGPKPGKPAILMPNPFYPVYGAGAGAAACEPVYLPTTVENGFLPDLDAIDEATLARTVAFYLASPANPQGSVASRDYFTRLKSLADRHNFMILSDECYSEIYTREAPGSALECAGADFTRVAAFQSLSKRSNLPGLRVGFAAGDKTFIGKFLELRNIAAPQVPVPLQHVATVAYGDEAHVEENRRLYRIKFDLADQIIGNRYGYRRPDAGFCVWLDTSEIGDDVAVTLKLFKEAGVRVVPGSYLARLQPDGFNPGAGYIRLALVQDSETTAQALHRLVETLG; encoded by the coding sequence ATGGTCATGACCGCTTCACCCCGTGCGCCGCAGGCCAGTGGAAGCTCCGACAACCAACGCTCGCCCTTCGTCCGGCTCAACGAGCTGCTGGCGCCGCATCAACCCGGCAAGCCCTTGATTTCGCTGGCTGTCGGCGAACCACAGCATCCCGTGCCTGATTTCGTCGGCCCGGTGCTGGCCAAGCACATCGCCGATTTCGGCCGTTACCCGATGAACCAGGGCACCGAGCCGTTCCGCAACGCTGCGAGCGCCTGGCTCTCGTCGCGTTTCAAGCTGCCGCGCGCGCTCGACCCCCGAAGCGAGATTCTCGTGCTCAATGGCAGCCGCGAGGGGCTGTTCCTCGCCGCGATCGCAGCCGCGCGCTATGTCGGGCCGAAGCCCGGCAAGCCCGCCATCCTGATGCCGAACCCGTTCTATCCGGTCTATGGCGCCGGAGCCGGCGCCGCGGCCTGCGAGCCGGTCTATCTGCCGACCACGGTCGAAAACGGCTTCCTGCCCGATCTCGATGCCATCGACGAGGCGACGCTGGCGCGCACCGTGGCGTTCTACCTGGCCTCGCCCGCCAATCCGCAGGGCTCGGTCGCTTCGCGCGATTACTTCACCCGCCTGAAAAGCCTCGCCGATCGCCACAACTTCATGATCCTCAGTGACGAGTGCTATTCGGAGATCTACACCCGCGAGGCACCGGGCAGCGCACTCGAATGTGCAGGCGCCGATTTCACCCGCGTGGCCGCGTTCCAGTCGCTGTCGAAGCGCTCGAACCTGCCGGGCCTGCGTGTGGGATTTGCCGCCGGCGACAAGACCTTCATCGGCAAGTTCCTGGAGCTGCGCAACATTGCAGCGCCCCAGGTGCCGGTGCCGCTCCAGCATGTCGCGACCGTTGCCTACGGCGACGAGGCGCATGTCGAGGAGAACCGCAGGCTCTACCGGATCAAGTTCGATCTCGCCGACCAGATCATCGGCAACCGTTACGGCTATCGCCGGCCCGACGCCGGCTTCTGCGTCTGGCTCGACACATCGGAGATCGGCGACGACGTTGCCGTGACCCTCAAGCTCTTCAAGGAAGCCGGCGTGCGCGTGGTGCCCGGCTCGTATCTGGCGCGGCTTCAGCCCGATGGCTTCAATCCCGGTGCCGGCTACATCCGCCTGGCGCTGGTGCAGGATAGTGAGACCACGGCGCAGGCGCTGCACCGGCTGGTCGAAACTCTGGGTTAG
- a CDS encoding ammonium transporter, whose translation MAGLLRRVAAMAAGSGFALAMAAPARAATSEINTADTAWMIVATALVLMMTIPGLALFYSGMVRKKNVLATMAQSLAAVTLISILWVAFGYSLCFVGDGPWLGSLDRWFLAGMTMDSINPAAKTIPEALFMLYQMTFAIITVALVAGSVADRMRFSAYLLFSVAWFIFVYIPLAHWIWGGGFLNSMGVLDFAGGLVVHLSAGTGGLVAAKVMGRRHGYGTENLSPFDLSLAVMGTGLLWVGWFGFNGGSAGAANSRAVMAIIATHLAACSGALTWGAIEWYARRKPSVLGMISGAVAGLGTITPASGFVAPWHGIVIGIAAGAICYWACTWLKHRFNYDDSLDVFGVHGIGGLTGTLLAGVFATSAIGGTAGLLEGHPQQLLIQLYGVAVTFVWSAGISFILLKLVGAFIPLRVSREQELEGLDITQHGEALQ comes from the coding sequence ATGGCGGGATTGTTGCGCCGCGTAGCCGCTATGGCTGCGGGATCAGGATTTGCGTTGGCCATGGCTGCGCCGGCGCGGGCCGCAACGAGCGAGATCAACACGGCCGACACCGCCTGGATGATCGTCGCCACCGCGCTGGTGCTGATGATGACGATCCCGGGCCTGGCGCTGTTCTATTCCGGCATGGTTCGCAAGAAGAACGTGCTCGCGACCATGGCGCAGAGCCTTGCCGCGGTGACGCTGATCTCCATTCTCTGGGTCGCGTTCGGCTATTCGCTGTGCTTCGTCGGCGACGGCCCGTGGCTCGGTTCGCTCGACCGCTGGTTCCTCGCCGGCATGACCATGGACAGCATCAACCCGGCGGCGAAGACCATCCCCGAAGCGCTGTTCATGCTGTACCAGATGACGTTTGCGATCATCACCGTGGCGCTGGTCGCGGGCTCGGTCGCGGACCGGATGCGGTTCTCCGCCTATCTCCTGTTCTCGGTCGCCTGGTTCATCTTCGTCTACATTCCGCTGGCGCACTGGATCTGGGGCGGCGGCTTCCTCAACAGCATGGGCGTGCTGGATTTCGCCGGCGGCCTCGTCGTGCATCTGTCGGCCGGCACCGGCGGTCTGGTCGCCGCAAAGGTGATGGGACGGCGTCACGGCTACGGCACCGAGAATCTCTCGCCGTTCGATCTGTCGCTCGCAGTGATGGGCACGGGCCTGTTGTGGGTCGGCTGGTTCGGCTTCAACGGCGGCTCGGCGGGCGCAGCCAATTCGCGCGCGGTGATGGCGATCATCGCGACGCATCTCGCAGCCTGCTCCGGCGCGCTGACCTGGGGCGCGATCGAATGGTATGCGCGGCGCAAGCCCTCCGTGCTCGGCATGATCTCGGGCGCGGTGGCTGGCCTCGGCACCATCACGCCGGCCTCGGGCTTCGTCGCACCATGGCACGGCATCGTCATCGGTATCGCCGCCGGCGCAATCTGCTACTGGGCCTGCACCTGGCTGAAGCACCGATTCAATTATGACGACTCGCTCGACGTGTTCGGCGTGCACGGCATCGGCGGGCTGACCGGTACGCTGCTCGCGGGCGTGTTTGCGACCAGCGCAATCGGCGGCACCGCCGGCCTGCTCGAGGGCCATCCGCAGCAATTGCTGATCCAGCTCTACGGCGTCGCCGTCACCTTCGTCTGGTCGGCCGGGATCAGCTTCATCCTGCTCAAATTGGTCGGGGCGTTCATACCACTGCGCGTCTCGCGCGAGCAGGAACTCGAAGGCCTCGACATCACCCAGCACGGCGAAGCCCTGCAATAA
- a CDS encoding DNA translocase FtsK, whose translation MSMSTIERVIPLVGHLPPSIREALSRRVRELTGFGLVTLSGVAAAALMTWSVQDPSLSHATSRPIHNVLGYAGAIGADLAMQILGLGAIMLILTVAVWGWRMMTHRPFDREALRLGCWILCTVIAAGFVSCWPHGGAWPLPTGLGGVVGDALVRAPAVIFGPPGAIYRIVLGAILFVALAATFLIACGLGARAHDEEHAGIEDDDKPLDDDEDSDRGSVSLGWLFHALMSTKARLIWLCGAAYRSLVSSGPKAKAVSFSRQEPNLGGRRAAPSISPQSEDEDYEDEHDEEEVEEEEEEEEEEAPARASRKKAAPKAAPKKGSDKFDLPSVSMLAAPKAGDRQPLSKAELETNSRALEGVLQDFGVRGEIVKANPGPVVTLYELEPAPGIKSSRVIGLADDIARSMSALSARVAVVPGRNAIGIELPNAHREKVYLRELLVAKEATDTVAKLPLCLGKTIGGDPVIIDLARTPHMLIAGTTGSGKSVAINTMILSLVYRLRPDQCRLIMVDPKMLELSVYDGIPHLLTPVVTDPKKAVVALKWAVREMEERYKNMAKLGVRNIDGYNTRLLELKAKGEEPTRTVHTGFDKETGKAIYEEEKLSLDPLPYIVIIVDEMADLMMVAGKDIEGAVQRLAQMARAAGLHVILATQRPSVDVITGTIKANFPTRIAFQVTSKIDSRTILGEMGAEQLLGQGDMLYMAGGGRISRVHGPFASDEEVEKVVRHLKTQGQPEYLEAVTAEEPTEDEDGGAVFDASGMGADGGGDLFQQAVAIVKRDRKASTSYIQRRLQIGYNRAASLMERMELEGIVGPANHAGKREILVEEEDSHM comes from the coding sequence ATGAGCATGTCGACAATCGAACGCGTCATTCCCCTGGTCGGCCATCTGCCGCCATCGATCCGCGAGGCGCTGAGCCGGCGCGTGCGCGAGCTGACCGGCTTTGGACTCGTCACGCTCTCGGGCGTCGCGGCCGCCGCGCTGATGACCTGGTCGGTGCAGGACCCGAGCCTCAGCCACGCGACCTCGCGGCCGATCCACAATGTCCTCGGTTATGCCGGCGCCATCGGCGCCGACCTTGCCATGCAGATCCTCGGCCTCGGCGCGATCATGCTGATCCTGACGGTTGCGGTGTGGGGCTGGCGCATGATGACCCATCGCCCGTTCGATCGCGAGGCGCTTCGCCTCGGCTGCTGGATTCTCTGCACGGTGATCGCTGCCGGCTTCGTCAGTTGCTGGCCGCATGGCGGCGCGTGGCCGCTGCCGACCGGGCTCGGCGGCGTTGTCGGCGATGCGCTGGTGCGTGCGCCCGCGGTGATCTTCGGGCCGCCCGGCGCAATCTATCGCATCGTGCTCGGCGCCATCCTGTTCGTGGCACTGGCCGCGACTTTCCTGATTGCGTGCGGCCTCGGTGCCCGCGCGCATGACGAAGAGCACGCGGGGATCGAGGACGATGACAAGCCGCTCGATGACGACGAGGACAGCGATCGCGGCTCGGTGTCGCTGGGCTGGCTGTTCCACGCGCTGATGAGCACCAAGGCACGGCTGATCTGGCTGTGCGGGGCGGCCTATCGCTCGCTGGTCTCGAGCGGCCCGAAGGCCAAGGCCGTTTCGTTCAGCCGGCAGGAGCCCAATCTCGGCGGCCGCCGCGCCGCGCCCTCGATCTCGCCGCAGTCTGAAGACGAGGACTACGAGGACGAGCACGACGAGGAAGAGGTCGAGGAAGAAGAGGAAGAAGAAGAGGAAGAGGCGCCCGCGCGCGCGTCGCGCAAGAAGGCTGCGCCGAAAGCGGCGCCCAAGAAGGGTTCCGACAAGTTCGATCTTCCCTCCGTCTCCATGCTGGCCGCGCCGAAGGCCGGCGACCGCCAGCCGCTCAGCAAGGCCGAGCTCGAGACCAATTCGCGCGCGCTCGAAGGTGTGCTGCAGGACTTCGGGGTCCGCGGCGAGATCGTGAAGGCCAATCCGGGTCCCGTCGTCACGCTGTACGAGCTGGAGCCGGCACCGGGCATCAAATCATCCCGCGTGATCGGTCTTGCCGACGACATCGCCCGCTCGATGAGCGCGCTGTCGGCGCGCGTCGCCGTCGTGCCCGGCCGCAACGCCATCGGCATCGAGCTGCCGAACGCACACCGCGAGAAGGTCTATCTGCGCGAATTGCTGGTGGCGAAGGAAGCCACCGACACGGTCGCGAAGCTGCCGCTCTGCCTCGGCAAGACCATCGGTGGCGATCCTGTTATCATCGATCTCGCCCGCACGCCGCACATGCTGATCGCCGGTACTACCGGCTCGGGCAAATCGGTCGCGATCAACACCATGATCCTCAGCCTGGTCTATCGGCTGCGCCCGGACCAGTGCCGGCTGATCATGGTCGATCCGAAGATGCTCGAGCTCTCCGTCTATGACGGCATCCCCCATCTGCTCACGCCTGTCGTGACCGATCCGAAGAAGGCGGTGGTCGCGCTGAAATGGGCCGTGCGCGAGATGGAGGAGCGCTACAAGAACATGGCCAAGCTCGGTGTGCGCAACATCGACGGCTACAACACGCGCCTGCTCGAGCTGAAGGCCAAGGGCGAAGAGCCGACGCGGACGGTCCACACCGGCTTCGACAAGGAAACCGGCAAGGCGATCTACGAGGAAGAGAAGCTCTCGCTCGATCCGCTGCCCTATATCGTCATCATCGTCGACGAAATGGCGGACCTGATGATGGTCGCCGGCAAGGACATCGAAGGCGCGGTGCAGCGCCTCGCGCAGATGGCGCGCGCCGCCGGTCTGCATGTGATCCTCGCGACACAGCGTCCATCGGTGGACGTCATCACCGGCACCATCAAGGCGAACTTCCCGACCCGCATCGCCTTCCAGGTCACCTCGAAGATCGACAGCCGCACCATCCTCGGCGAGATGGGCGCCGAGCAACTGCTCGGCCAGGGCGACATGCTCTACATGGCCGGCGGCGGCCGCATCAGCCGCGTGCACGGCCCGTTTGCCTCGGACGAGGAAGTTGAGAAGGTGGTGCGCCATCTCAAGACGCAGGGCCAGCCGGAATATCTGGAAGCGGTCACGGCCGAAGAGCCGACCGAGGACGAAGATGGCGGCGCCGTGTTCGATGCCAGCGGAATGGGTGCGGATGGTGGCGGCGATCTGTTCCAGCAGGCCGTCGCGATCGTCAAGCGCGACCGCAAGGCCTCGACCAGCTACATCCAGCGCCGTCTGCAGATCGGCTACAACCGTGCCGCATCGCTGATGGAGCGCATGGAACTGGAAGGCATTGTCGGCCCGGCCAATCACGCCGGCAAGCGCGAGATTCTGGTCGAGGAAGAAGACAGTCATATGTGA
- a CDS encoding SRPBCC family protein has translation MSDAAKPGPSDEQLVLEYEFDAPPAKVWRAVTIPELRERWLPDCDLAGAEPETSIPGEEVRYRMRDSEPPFRESQVIFKIEPNVSGGTRFRIIQQACATLPRPANSNCCVMRAAA, from the coding sequence ATGAGCGACGCAGCGAAGCCTGGTCCCTCCGATGAACAGCTGGTGCTCGAATATGAATTCGATGCACCGCCTGCAAAAGTCTGGCGCGCGGTCACGATTCCGGAATTGCGCGAGCGCTGGCTGCCGGATTGCGACCTCGCCGGCGCCGAGCCTGAAACATCGATTCCCGGCGAAGAGGTGCGCTACCGGATGCGCGATTCGGAGCCGCCGTTCCGTGAGAGCCAGGTCATCTTCAAGATCGAGCCGAACGTGTCGGGCGGCACGCGTTTTCGCATCATTCAGCAAGCCTGCGCGACGCTGCCGCGGCCGGCCAACAGCAATTGCTGCGTGATGCGCGCGGCGGCCTGA
- a CDS encoding outer membrane lipoprotein carrier protein LolA codes for MAGVLLVTAVMVTAASFAQNVPVPKPAPKGRDNAQPSGGPSITGATQAPPNPVIPDPRRNVPSSIFQTFDDKQKAEAAKVSAYLSSLSTLVGNFVQVGPDGSKTQGDFYIQKPGKVRFEYDPPSPIDIIADGSSVVVRDRKLSTQDVYPLSQTPLRFLLSDRIDLMKDTNVVNVTADDLFISVTIEEKQALVGTSRLLLMIGAKDGQLKQWTVTDPQGYDTTIAVYNLDASKKLDPNMFKIDFTNYNVPSPG; via the coding sequence GTGGCGGGCGTGCTTCTCGTCACCGCCGTGATGGTGACCGCAGCATCGTTTGCACAGAACGTGCCCGTGCCGAAGCCGGCACCGAAGGGCCGCGACAATGCCCAGCCCTCAGGCGGACCGTCGATCACGGGCGCAACACAGGCGCCGCCGAATCCGGTCATTCCCGATCCGCGCCGCAACGTGCCCAGCAGCATCTTCCAGACCTTCGACGACAAGCAGAAGGCGGAGGCTGCCAAGGTCAGTGCCTATCTGTCGTCGCTGTCGACGCTGGTCGGAAATTTCGTCCAGGTCGGACCCGACGGCAGCAAGACGCAAGGCGATTTCTACATTCAGAAGCCGGGCAAGGTTCGGTTCGAATATGATCCGCCGAGCCCGATCGACATCATCGCCGATGGATCCTCCGTCGTGGTGCGCGACCGCAAGCTCTCGACGCAGGACGTCTATCCGCTGTCGCAGACGCCGCTGCGATTCCTGCTGTCCGACCGCATCGACCTGATGAAGGACACCAACGTCGTCAACGTCACCGCGGACGATCTCTTCATCAGCGTGACGATCGAGGAGAAGCAGGCGCTGGTCGGCACCAGCCGCCTGCTGCTGATGATCGGCGCCAAGGACGGCCAGCTGAAGCAGTGGACCGTCACGGACCCGCAGGGCTACGACACCACGATCGCGGTCTACAATCTCGATGCCAGCAAGAAGCTCGATCCGAACATGTTCAAGATCGATTTCACCAATTACAACGTGCCGTCGCCGGGCTGA